Genomic window (Deltaproteobacteria bacterium):
GCAAGCAATAAAGCTTGAGATCAATAAAAAACTGTACAAATTATCTACCTGACCAGCTTGATCTGTAGCTGCCGTTGGCATGAATTTACTTGCGTGAGCATATTGCATCCAGAACATTTATTAACTCCTAACTGTACCTTCATTTTTTTTTATTCGTATCCAAAAAGGAAGTAACCAAATAAGCATAATTAAAATAATAATGGCTCCACCGAGACGAACCATATTATAGGCATACAGAGCGTATTTGTTTGCCTGTGGATCGTAGTGAAAACAAAACAGGATAAATTTATCCACCAAGGTCCCAATTTTTCCACCTGAAGCTTCATTCAAAGCCAGCTTGACATCCTTTGCCTCAAATTGAATTCCGCCAAGATATCTAGAAACAACACCTTCTGGAGTGGTTACAATCGCAGCAGAAGCATGAGACCATTCGTTTTCTTTTTCATTCCATTTATATTTAAAACCAACAGACGAAGTCAGTTGAGAGATCGTTTCTTGATTGGCCGTCAGGAAGTGCCAACCTTTTTCAGCCTCAGGACGATTATAGATAGCCATGTAGTTTTGCTTTTTTTTCAGAGCCAGATCGGTGCCTTCTTTAGGGTCAAAACTAATAGCTAAAACTTCAAACTTATCGCCAGCACTCCAATCAATTTCTTTAAGTCCATCGGTAAGCCCGTTTAAATGAAAATTGCACAAACCTGGACAAGAATAATAGACTAAGGAAACAATGACTGGCTTTTGACGATGATAAAAAGAACCGAGGCTGACCTCATTATTATTTTCATCTTTAAATTTTAAAGATAAGTTTAACTGAGTCCCTAATTTTTGATCAATACCAACACCTTCAAGTTCTGAGGGTTTTTGTTCCGAGTGCTTGGGTAAGGGTTTTCCATCATAGGCATTTGCAATAAGAGTCATTAAAAATAAAAACAAAAATAAAAGGGTGACTTTGATATCTATTTTGCTTTTTTGAAATTCGCCACTCACAACCATTTAATATCCTATTATTTTGCGGTCTTTGCAAATTCAGCTACTTTAGCTAAATCATCTTTTGATTTATTTTGTGTGATAGATTCAATGTAATGCAAAATAGCCCAGCGATCATGGACTTTTAAATGTTGAAAGGGAGCCATGGAACCACCTTTTATTCCATTTAATAGGACATTATAGTGAGAAATAATTCCTTCTCCTTGGGTCCATTGTCCTTCAACAATATTTCTTGGTTTAGGGTTCATTCCACCAGCAGAGGGACCATCGCCTTTACCTTCTAGGCCATGGCAAACAGAACAATTTGATTTATAAGTTTTTGCGCCATATGTAACAATATCAGGAGTTGAAACCCAAGGTTCCGTCACGGCGGCCATGTTAAAAGCGGCAACAGCACCTTCTTTACTTGGCTGATTGGGGTCGACAACATGTTCGTCTAAATCAACACCGGGGTGGACGACAACGAGGTAAATAAAAAAGCAAAGAACAAAAGCCATTGCAAAGA
Coding sequences:
- a CDS encoding SCO family protein, whose amino-acid sequence is MDIKVTLLFLFLFLMTLIANAYDGKPLPKHSEQKPSELEGVGIDQKLGTQLNLSLKFKDENNNEVSLGSFYHRQKPVIVSLVYYSCPGLCNFHLNGLTDGLKEIDWSAGDKFEVLAISFDPKEGTDLALKKKQNYMAIYNRPEAEKGWHFLTANQETISQLTSSVGFKYKWNEKENEWSHASAAIVTTPEGVVSRYLGGIQFEAKDVKLALNEASGGKIGTLVDKFILFCFHYDPQANKYALYAYNMVRLGGAIIILIMLIWLLPFWIRIKKNEGTVRS
- a CDS encoding cytochrome c, which gives rise to MSDASDIHNRGGFTAFIFAMAFVLCFFIYLVVVHPGVDLDEHVVDPNQPSKEGAVAAFNMAAVTEPWVSTPDIVTYGAKTYKSNCSVCHGLEGKGDGPSAGGMNPKPRNIVEGQWTQGEGIISHYNVLLNGIKGGSMAPFQHLKVHDRWAILHYIESITQNKSKDDLAKVAEFAKTAK